TCGGGTGGAGTTCGGCACCGGTGAGGGTTCCTCGGTCGCCGAGTTGGGTGGATTCAACATCGACCCGGCCGACAAGCGGGCGCAGTGGGAGGAGGCCCTTGAGGTCGCGATCCGGTGCATGGTCGAGGAGCCCTTCTCCGGCTTCAAGGGTGAGCACGTCGAAATGCCTGCGCGCAACGTGATCCCGAAGCCGCTGCAGAAGCCGCACCCCCCGGTCTGGGTGGCCTGCACCCGTCCGTCGTCGGTGCAGATGGCCGCGCAGAAGGCCATCGGCGCGCTCAGCTTCGCCTACACCGGCCCCGAGGCGCTCAAGGAGCGGGTCGACGGGTACTACCAGGAGCTGGAGGAAAAGGGCACGCCGGTCACCCCGGCGATCAACCCCAACCTGCTGGCGATCGGCGGCGACCTGTCGATGATGGTGGCGAAGAACGACGACGAGGCGCTCAAGCGGCTCGGCATCGGCGGCGGCTTCTTCAGCTTCGGCATCATGCACTACTACCTGACCGGCATGCACACCCCGGGCCGTACCAAGGTGTGGGAGCGCTACGAGCAGGCGGTCAAGGAAGATCCGACGCTGGCCTACGGCCCGGGTCGCGGCGCCATCGGCGGTCCGGACACCGTGCGGGAGTTCCTGCGCAGCTACGAGGCCAGCGGTGTCGACGAGATCATCCTGCTGCTGAACCCGCGCAGCCATGAGGGCACCATGGAATCCATCGAGATCATGGGCAAGGAGATCCTGCCCGAGTTCATCGAGCGCGATCAGAAGGCGGTGGCCGACAAGGCCAAGCGCCTCGAGCCGGTGATCGAGAAGATCGAGGCGCGGCGGCAGCCGTCGAACGCACCGCTGTTCGACGAGACCTACGCCTTCGGTGGGTTGCCCACCGGCCGTGGCGGCAAGTTCACCGCGGGGGAGATCCCCGAGGCGATGGCCGAGATCAACGAGGGCCGCGTCAAGGCAGCCCAGCTGGAGAAGGAGCAGAAGGCGGCCCGGGAAGCAGCGAGCTGAGCGTGGCCACCCTCGACGAGCTGGTGCGTTACGACGGTAAGCACGTGGTGGTCACCGGCTGCGCGTCCGGCATCGGCGCGCAGGTGGCGCGCCAGCTCGGCGAATTGGGCGCCCGGGTAACGGGTCTGGACCGCCGCGATCCGCAGAACGGGGTCGACGACTTCATTGCTGTGGATCTGGCCGACCCCGTTTCGGTGGACGCGGCGGCCGGCGGGGTCGACGGCGGCGTGGACGCGCTGTTCAACGTGGCCGGGGTGTCCTCGGGCATAGGTGATCCGGCGCTGGTGGTCCGGATCAACTTCCTGGGCATGCGGCAGTTCACCGAGACCATGCTGCAGCGAATCCCGGCCGGGGGATCGGTCACCTCGGTGTCCTCGCTGGCCGCCTCCGAGTACCGCGAGAACGCCTCGACCACAGCGGGTCTGGTGGCCACCGCCTCGCCGGAGCAGGGCGTGCAGTGGTGCGCCGACCATCCCGACGCGCTGGCCGAGGGCGGCGGCTACCGGCTGGCCAAGGAAGCGACCATTCTCTACACCATGAGCAAGGTCGCCGAACTAGGTGCGCGCGGGATCCGGATCAACTGCACCGCCCCGGGGGTCACCGAAACACCCATCCTCGATCAGTTGCGAACCGCGTACGGGCAGGGTTATCTCGACTCGTTCACCACGCCGCTGGGACGCGCTTCGACACCGCAGGAGCAAGCCGCGTTGTTGGTGTTCCTCGGCAGCCCCGCCGCCAGTTACGTCACCGGACAGGTGATCTGGGCCGACGGCGGCATCCTGGCCGAGCGGTTCAGCTCGGCGATCGATTCCCTCGACCGGATCTCGGGAAGGTAGGCCATGGCCGGCACAATGCAGGACTTCCGCAAGATGGCCGACGAGGTGCGCAACTGGGGCCGCTGGGGCGCGGCCGACGAGTTGGGCACCCTGAACTTCATCACCGCGGACAAGGTCGCCGAGGCCGCCGGACTTGCCCAGCGCGGCAAGGTGTTCGCGCTCGGCACCGACTTCGGATCCAACGGCCCGCAGGGCGCGTTCAAGTTCCGCAACAACCCGGTGCACACGATGACCGTCGACGGTGGCGACGCCGACACCCTGGTGCGTTACGGTCCGGAGTGGCTGCGCAACGCCGTCGCCCACGACGTCAGCGCGTTCTTCGCCGACAATCCGTTCCGGTTCAACGACGACATGATCGTGATGCCGCTGCAAGCGGCCTCGCAGTGGGATGCGCTGAGCCACGTGTACTACGAGGACAAGCTGTACAACGGTTTTCCCGCGGATTCGGTGACCAGTTTCGGCGCCTATCACTGCGGGATCGACAAGGTCGACGCCGTCGGCATCACCTCGCGCGGGGTGCTGCTCGACTTGGTGCGATTTCGGGGCGCCGAGGTGTTCCTCGAACCGGGCAACCCCGTCACCCCGGAGGAACTCGACGCCGTGGCCGCCAAGCAGGGCGTCGAGGTGCGCAGCGGCGACATCGTGCTGGTCCACACCGGCTGGTGGACCCGGTTCTGCGCGGTCGGCGACGGCGCCGAGGCGGGTTCGGGGTTGGACTGGCGGTGCGCGGCGTGGCTGCACGAGCACGAGGTGGCCGCGGTGGCGGCGGACAACCTGATGGTCGAGGACCCGGACCCGGCCGCCGGTGTCGAGGGCACCTTCCTGCCGATGCACATGCTCTGCCTGCGCGACATGGGGCTGATGCTCGGCGAGTACTGGGATCTGACGGCCCTGGCGGCCGACTGCGCCTCCGACGGCGTCTACGAGTTCCAGCTCGTCGCACCGCCGCTGAGCGTCGTCGGCGCGGTGGGCTCGCCGGTGAATCCGATCGCCATCAAATGACCGAACCGAACGACACCTAGGAAGACACGACGTGGCTGCGACACCCAAGGACCCGGGCTCCGGGGACACCACCGCGAACGACGGACCGCTGATCGTCGGTCTGGGCGGCACCCTGCGGGCCAACTCTTCGACTGAGCGTGCCCTGCGGTACTGCCTGTCCGAGGTCGAGCGTCAGGGCGGGCGCACCCGGCTGTACGCCGGGCCTGACCTGGACCTGCCGATGTATGCGCCGCACGAACTGGAGCGCACCCCGAAGGCCGCCGAGCTGGTCGATGCGCTGCGCAGCGCCGACGCGGTGGTGGTGGCCTCACCGGGCTACCACGGCTCGGTGTCGGGCTTGGTCAAGAATGCGCTGGACTACATCGAGGACCTGCGAGAGGACCCGCGGGTGTACCTCGACGACACCCCATGGGGCTGCATCACCTGCGCGTACGGCTGGCAGGCCGCCGTGGGCACGCTGGGACAGCTACGCGTCATCGGGCATGCGCTGCGCGCCTGGCCCACTCCGCTGGGGGTGGCGATCAACTCCGCGGACCCGGTGTGGGATGCCGACGGGGAACTGGTGGACGAGACGGTGCAGAACCAGTTGCGGATGCTCGCCTCCCAGCTGCTGACCTTCGCCAATTCGAGCGGCGCCCGCAAGTGAACGTCG
This DNA window, taken from Mycolicibacterium sp. MU0050, encodes the following:
- a CDS encoding LLM class flavin-dependent oxidoreductase is translated as MKISLFYEFPLPRPWSEDDEHQLFQHGLDEVEAADKAGFSTVWLTEHHFLEEYCHSTAPEMFLAAASQRTKDIRLGFGVMHLPPPINHPARIAERVATLDHLSNGRVEFGTGEGSSVAELGGFNIDPADKRAQWEEALEVAIRCMVEEPFSGFKGEHVEMPARNVIPKPLQKPHPPVWVACTRPSSVQMAAQKAIGALSFAYTGPEALKERVDGYYQELEEKGTPVTPAINPNLLAIGGDLSMMVAKNDDEALKRLGIGGGFFSFGIMHYYLTGMHTPGRTKVWERYEQAVKEDPTLAYGPGRGAIGGPDTVREFLRSYEASGVDEIILLLNPRSHEGTMESIEIMGKEILPEFIERDQKAVADKAKRLEPVIEKIEARRQPSNAPLFDETYAFGGLPTGRGGKFTAGEIPEAMAEINEGRVKAAQLEKEQKAAREAAS
- a CDS encoding coniferyl-alcohol dehydrogenase → MATLDELVRYDGKHVVVTGCASGIGAQVARQLGELGARVTGLDRRDPQNGVDDFIAVDLADPVSVDAAAGGVDGGVDALFNVAGVSSGIGDPALVVRINFLGMRQFTETMLQRIPAGGSVTSVSSLAASEYRENASTTAGLVATASPEQGVQWCADHPDALAEGGGYRLAKEATILYTMSKVAELGARGIRINCTAPGVTETPILDQLRTAYGQGYLDSFTTPLGRASTPQEQAALLVFLGSPAASYVTGQVIWADGGILAERFSSAIDSLDRISGR
- a CDS encoding cyclase family protein, with the protein product MAGTMQDFRKMADEVRNWGRWGAADELGTLNFITADKVAEAAGLAQRGKVFALGTDFGSNGPQGAFKFRNNPVHTMTVDGGDADTLVRYGPEWLRNAVAHDVSAFFADNPFRFNDDMIVMPLQAASQWDALSHVYYEDKLYNGFPADSVTSFGAYHCGIDKVDAVGITSRGVLLDLVRFRGAEVFLEPGNPVTPEELDAVAAKQGVEVRSGDIVLVHTGWWTRFCAVGDGAEAGSGLDWRCAAWLHEHEVAAVAADNLMVEDPDPAAGVEGTFLPMHMLCLRDMGLMLGEYWDLTALAADCASDGVYEFQLVAPPLSVVGAVGSPVNPIAIK
- a CDS encoding NADPH-dependent FMN reductase, yielding MAATPKDPGSGDTTANDGPLIVGLGGTLRANSSTERALRYCLSEVERQGGRTRLYAGPDLDLPMYAPHELERTPKAAELVDALRSADAVVVASPGYHGSVSGLVKNALDYIEDLREDPRVYLDDTPWGCITCAYGWQAAVGTLGQLRVIGHALRAWPTPLGVAINSADPVWDADGELVDETVQNQLRMLASQLLTFANSSGARK